The sequence GACGTGAAGTAGAGGCTGCGGCTGATGCCCATATCCACCCATTTCTGGGCCCGCGCCGTGATCTCCAGCAGGGCCTCCGGCCGGATCTGGAAGGCCGTGGGGAAGCGCCGTCGCACCGGCTCGGGGATCTCGGGGATAGCCTCTACATCGCCCTGGGTCTCCACCAGCCGTTCCCGAACGCGTTCCCACAGCCCCAGAGCTTTCAGGGTCCGGACCAGCGACGGGTTGAACTCCACGAAGCGGCCGGAGAGGGTGGTTCGAACGAAAAGGTTGCTGAAATAGGGATCCATGCTGGGGCTGGTGCCGGCGATCAGGGCGATGGTTGCGGTAGGGGCAATGGCCATCACCGCGCCGTTGCGGATCCCCTGGCGCACCACGTCCCGGAGAGCCCCCCAGTCCAGCCGGCCCCTGCGATCCACCTCGATCCTCCGCCCGCGCTCCCGCTCCAGGTCCCCCAGGGTATCGAAGGGCAGACGGCCTTTGGACCACTCGCTGCCGGGAAACCGCGGGAAGGGCCCGCGCTCCCGGGCCAGGGCGCAGCTGGCCCGGATGGCGTGAAAGGAGAGCTGCTCGACGATGCCGTCGGCCCATTCCGCGGCCTCCGGGTCATTGAAGGAGAGACCCTGACGGCTCAGGAGCTCTGCGAACCCCATGCAACCCAGGCCCACCGGACGGTTCAGGAGGTTGCTGCGGCGGGCGCGCTCCGAGGGGTACAGGTTCAGGTCGATCACGTTGTCCAGGGCCCGCATGGCGGTCTCGACGGTGCGGGCCAGCTCCGCCTCATCCAGGCTTCCGTCGTCTTTCAGATGACGGGCGAGGTTCACGCTGCCCAGGTTGCACACGGCGATCTCCTCCGGGCTGGTGGGCAGCGCCACCTCCGTGCACAGGTTCAGGGAATGGATGATCCCCGCGTGACGCAGCATGCTGCGCAGGTTGCTGCTATCTTTGAAGGTGATCCACGGATGTCCGGTTTCCAGAAGGGCGGCGAGGATCCGCAGATACAGTTCGCGGGCGCGCACTTTCCGCCATGCGCGGCGAGGGATCTCGCCCCGTTCTGCCTGCGCGATGTAATCCTCGTAGCGCCTCCGGAAGGCCTCTCCGTAGAGATCGACCAGATCCCCCGTATACAGCGGGTCGAACAGATACCAGTCCGCATCGGCCTCCACACGCTCCATGAAGACGTCGGGGATCCAGAGGGCGGTGTCCAGGGAAGGGGTGCGCCGGTAGGGATCCCCGGCGTTCCGTCGCAGATCCAGGAAAGACTCGATCTCCAGATGCCATGGCTCCAGATACGCCGCCATCGTTCCTCGCCGCCGTCCTCCCTGGTTGATCGCGTGGATCAAGGCGTCATAGAGGTGCAGGAAAGGGATGAGGCCGCCGCTGCGGCCGTTGATCCCTCGCACCGGCGCGCCGGCGGCCCGGATGCGGCTCACAGAAGCCCCGATGCCTCCTGCGTATTTGGCCAGCATCCCGAAGGTCGCCGCGGCGTCCAGGATGTGATCGAGGCTGTCCAGCACTTCGTAGAGATAGCAGGAGGCCAGCTGGTGGTGAGGGGTGCCGCTGTTGAACAGGGTGGGAGTGCTGGGAAGGAAGCGCAGGGTGCTCATCTGCTCATAAAAGCGCACCGCCCATCCCTCGCGGTCCGACTCCTGCAAGGCCAGCCCCATGGCCACCCGCATCCACATGAACTGGGGCGGCTCCAGGACCTGGCGGGTCTCCGGATCCCGGATCAGGTAGCGATCGAAGAG is a genomic window of Thermoflexus sp. containing:
- a CDS encoding ribonucleoside-diphosphate reductase subunit alpha, with the protein product MASSIREAFPLRRRFSRAILSSTEGAMITSTASWERTALHRYLQETGLPEALRAPILREAQESAVDQLDPSQALEALLLLITARIWEDPLYERAAAALMRRRILLEALGSDRPDYASAFPAYIREGVRRGALHPDLLAYDLDRLAQALVPERDALLPYIGLATLFDRYLIRDPETRQVLEPPQFMWMRVAMGLALQESDREGWAVRFYEQMSTLRFLPSTPTLFNSGTPHHQLASCYLYEVLDSLDHILDAAATFGMLAKYAGGIGASVSRIRAAGAPVRGINGRSGGLIPFLHLYDALIHAINQGGRRRGTMAAYLEPWHLEIESFLDLRRNAGDPYRRTPSLDTALWIPDVFMERVEADADWYLFDPLYTGDLVDLYGEAFRRRYEDYIAQAERGEIPRRAWRKVRARELYLRILAALLETGHPWITFKDSSNLRSMLRHAGIIHSLNLCTEVALPTSPEEIAVCNLGSVNLARHLKDDGSLDEAELARTVETAMRALDNVIDLNLYPSERARRSNLLNRPVGLGCMGFAELLSRQGLSFNDPEAAEWADGIVEQLSFHAIRASCALARERGPFPRFPGSEWSKGRLPFDTLGDLERERGRRIEVDRRGRLDWGALRDVVRQGIRNGAVMAIAPTATIALIAGTSPSMDPYFSNLFVRTTLSGRFVEFNPSLVRTLKALGLWERVRERLVETQGDVEAIPEIPEPVRRRFPTAFQIRPEALLEITARAQKWVDMGISRSLYFTSETPADIAEVYLEAWRKGVKATYYCYVMPRMRAEPATVRVNKAAQRPRWVEAAEAELQADAACALDGSCEACQ